One genomic region from Pseudoduganella lutea encodes:
- a CDS encoding acyl-CoA-binding protein: MSLQQQFDQAVADSKNLPERPDNMTLLKIYALYKQGSSGDATGDRPGMTDFVNRAKYDAWAALQGTSQEDAQQQYVDLIGELKG, translated from the coding sequence ATGAGCCTGCAACAACAGTTCGACCAGGCGGTCGCCGATTCGAAGAACCTGCCGGAACGCCCGGACAACATGACGCTGCTGAAGATCTATGCGCTGTACAAGCAGGGTTCCAGCGGCGACGCGACCGGCGATCGCCCCGGCATGACCGATTTCGTCAACCGCGCCAAGTACGACGCCTGGGCGGCCCTGCAGGGCACGTCGCAGGAAGACGCGCAGCAGCAGTATGTCGACCTGATCGGAGAGCTGAAAGGCTGA
- a CDS encoding polyhydroxyalkanoic acid system family protein: MINITQPHNLAPEVARAAAQQVADKLARDMDLSCQWQGDVLRFEKSGIEGTLTLLENQAQMQIKLGFLYGAFAPAIQSKVAEKMRKVFAPE, encoded by the coding sequence ATGATCAACATTACCCAACCCCACAACCTCGCGCCTGAAGTGGCGCGTGCCGCCGCCCAGCAAGTGGCCGACAAGCTGGCGCGCGACATGGACCTGTCCTGCCAGTGGCAGGGCGATGTGCTGCGGTTTGAAAAGAGCGGTATCGAAGGCACGCTCACGCTGCTGGAGAACCAGGCGCAGATGCAGATCAAGCTGGGGTTCCTGTATGGCGCCTTCGCGCCGGCGATCCAGAGCAAGGTCGCGGAGAAGATGCGCAAGGTGTTTGCGCCGGAGTGA
- a CDS encoding putative Na+/H+ antiporter translates to MTPSPIEITGAILFAAAILHTFTARVFERVAHRYPAHAGIWHLLGEVEVVFGFWALVLVAFIGATAGSGAAVAYLDSRNFTEPMFVFVIMVIAATRPILQTTKAAVALLARALPLAGSTGTYFIVLALVPLLGSFITEPAAMTLAALILSERIFASGISERLKYATLGVLFVNVSIGGTLTPYAAPPVLMVAAKWGWDLPFMLSHIGWKAALAVFVNAAGVTMLFARELAALRPATGDRAATVPFTLVLVHLAFLAGVVLFAHHPPVFMGLFLFFLGVAHAYERFQDRLILREGLLVAFFLAGLVVLGGQQQWWLQPVLMSMSSDAVFYGATALTAITDNAALTYLGSLVEGLSDEFKYALVTGAVAGGGLTVIANAPNPAGMSILKEHFALQTVSALHLLLAALVPTAVAIAAFRLL, encoded by the coding sequence ATGACGCCCAGCCCCATCGAGATCACCGGTGCGATCCTGTTCGCCGCCGCCATCCTGCACACGTTCACCGCCAGGGTGTTCGAGCGCGTGGCGCACCGCTATCCCGCCCATGCCGGCATCTGGCACCTACTGGGCGAAGTGGAGGTGGTGTTCGGGTTCTGGGCGCTGGTGCTGGTGGCGTTCATCGGTGCCACGGCCGGCAGCGGCGCCGCGGTCGCCTACCTGGACAGCCGCAACTTCACCGAACCCATGTTCGTCTTCGTCATCATGGTGATCGCCGCCACGCGGCCGATCCTGCAGACGACGAAGGCCGCCGTGGCGCTGCTGGCGCGCGCGCTGCCGCTCGCCGGCAGCACCGGCACGTACTTCATCGTGCTGGCGCTGGTGCCGCTGCTGGGTTCGTTCATCACGGAACCGGCCGCGATGACACTGGCGGCGCTGATCCTGTCCGAACGCATCTTCGCCAGCGGCATCTCGGAACGGCTGAAGTACGCCACGCTGGGTGTCCTGTTCGTCAACGTGTCGATCGGCGGCACGCTGACGCCGTATGCGGCGCCGCCCGTGCTGATGGTGGCGGCGAAGTGGGGCTGGGACCTGCCGTTCATGCTGTCGCACATCGGCTGGAAGGCGGCGCTGGCGGTGTTCGTCAACGCGGCCGGCGTCACCATGCTGTTCGCCCGTGAACTGGCCGCGCTGCGCCCCGCGACCGGCGACCGGGCGGCGACGGTGCCGTTTACCCTCGTCCTGGTCCACCTGGCGTTCCTGGCCGGCGTGGTGCTGTTCGCGCACCATCCGCCCGTCTTCATGGGGCTGTTCCTGTTCTTCCTGGGCGTGGCCCATGCCTACGAGCGTTTCCAGGACCGGCTGATCCTGCGCGAAGGCCTGCTGGTGGCATTCTTCCTGGCCGGCCTCGTGGTGCTGGGCGGCCAGCAGCAGTGGTGGCTGCAGCCGGTGCTGATGAGCATGAGTAGCGACGCCGTGTTCTATGGTGCAACGGCGTTGACGGCCATCACCGACAACGCCGCGCTGACCTACCTGGGCTCGCTGGTGGAAGGCCTGAGCGACGAATTCAAGTATGCGCTGGTGACGGGCGCGGTGGCCGGCGGCGGCCTGACGGTGATCGCCAACGCGCCGAACCCGGCCGGCATGTCGATCCTGAAGGAACACTTCGCGCTGCAGACGGTGTCGGCGCTGCACCTGCTGTTGGCGGCGCTGGTGCCGACGGCCGTGGCCATTGCCGCGTTCCGGCTGCTGTAG